A stretch of DNA from Takifugu flavidus isolate HTHZ2018 chromosome 13, ASM371156v2, whole genome shotgun sequence:
ggtagagagagaggagaagggggaggacaggtagaggagagaataggtagaacatacagaaatacatacagaactacattatattaattaaaataagctgccggtagagtcgagttgagtgggtcagtgggatcggaggtcagtatgtagctctgaaggcggcgattcCTAGTGTagatggtatcaattccttcatcctccaggaactgcctgcatactctagccacatgaggtcggccattgtcgtggaccaggaggaacccaggtccagCTGCACCAGtgtaggttctgacaatgggtccaaggatttcatcccgatacctaatagcggtcagggtgccattatctaacctctagaggtctgtgcgtccttccagtGATCTGCCTCCCCaaaccatcactgacccaccaccaaactggTCATgttgaatgatgttgcaggcagcataacgttctccacggcatctccaaAACCTTTCATGTCTGttgcatgtgctcaggttgaacctgctctcatcggtgaagagcataGGGCGCCAGTGGcatagttgccaattctggtggtctatggcaaatgccaatcgagctctacggtgcTGAGCAGTGAGCACCACTACAGGACAttgggccctcaggccaccctcatgcaGCCTGTTTCtaattgtttggtcagaaacattcacaccagtggcctgctggaggtaattttgtagggctctggcactgctcatcctgttcctccttgcacaaaggagcagataccgatcctgctgagggtttaaggaccttccaCGGCcatgtccagctctcctggagtaactacctgtctacTGGAATCTCCttcatgctcttgagactgtgctgggagacacagcaaaccttatTGCAACAGCACATATtaatgtgccatcctggaggagttggactacttgtgcaacctctgtagtgtccaggtaccgcaccatgctatcaacacagatgttgatccaagccaaatgaataactacagcagtagaaagtccgtcagtaaaaaatcagccaaaagagatgaggaggggaaaaagtaTCAGTAGGGAAAGcccttcctgttttgggggctgtctcattgttgcccctctgatgcacctgttgttgatttcattaacaacaaagcagcagaaattgaTTAACatccccctctgctacttaactgaccagatcaatatcccagaagtgactgataggttgctatactctgattactACTTATAATATGATTAACAGGATGTTGGTCATTGACCAGGACCTTAAAAATATATGGATATATATTAAGACAATGGTAAGCACTTTCAGACTTATTTGATTTCACCCATTTACTAGCAGAGGCCTTAACTGTACTGCAGGATTTATTGCTATATTCAAGAAGAGATTGCTGGAAGAGGCGACAGGTTCTGGACTTTAACCTGAAACAAAATTTGAGGAAATCAAACTGAGCTCAAACAACTAAAATAGTGgattaaaagctgcagctaTAGGGGTGAATTTATAACTTGCTTAAAATTTTggttaataaatgaaaaaaaaaaaggttacgTGAGTGTATGTTATTTGTGCATTCTCTATGTGACGTCTACTTCTAATACGGCAAAGATTTATTTCTGTTATTCATAacttcatctttgttttctgaaCCGATCTAATATATGGTGATCTCTAGACCTTGAgaggtttttgtgtttgttttttcttttaagaaaaTTGGTCACAGGCTGTTCTCTCACAGTTTTGTAGAGTGTACATCCAATGACTACTGTATGATCCTCATCAGCAACTCCCACATCAACCACTACATCGTTGGGAATAACGCCCTCCTCACTGCAGAGGCTTCAATGCCTAGGTCTGAGCAACATATGCACAGAGAGAAGCTTTTCTAGACGGCATTTCAATTTtaaatttcatcatttttagCATCAATCAATGTGTCCCCcccaacacaaagaaacacacaaacacgccttaaaatgtatttttccaaaCAGGTTTTGCAAtacatgtgtttattttataatTACTTATTAAACTAGTAACTTTAATTTTGTTAAAGTATGTAtctatttttactttaaaatgcaTAATTGTGACAGTTCATTTAGAATCAAAGACAGCTAAATCTAATGGACATTTGCATCTTATTAACTCTTGTCAACCTCCAGGTGAAAAAAAATCGCAGATGCAGTTGTGACCAACAGGGGGCAGAAGCGgcctcgcctcctcctcctcttcctcctcctcctcctcctcttcctcctgtccctTCGGTCATTCTGCCACCAtcagcatccataactctgatgtCTGCTATGTGATTATCGTGAACACAACAGCACGCACGCCAAAACCCGCAACTGCCAGCTTGAAAGCTGAGTCGCTATGATCCCATCCTACGCATCCGActtacagtatttttttttaaaaaagcctccAAGTTggagcatttcctgtttgcattcagATATGTAAATGTGCAGTACATCGATTTTCTTATGGAATTTTATGTTTTGGATCATGTGATCTTGATATATTTATGTTGTAGTGTGTGTTTCACactttaaacatgtttattgtGTGAGACTGTTTAAACCTGATGTTTAAAGGTATGGCCTATGGCCAACTACGTATATATGTTAATTAATCCTATACCCAAACacagctccagttcatttgaaagcctgactcttggcatcatccatctgaactggaggacagaaaagccacttttgtttgtcgttgtatatcggccccctactgggccacattcagagttcctatctgagttctctgacttcttagcTGActtagaacagataaagtcattattattggagatttTAACAaccatgtagatgttgtaaatttcagctttagaaatggcttcatttcattacttgagtcagttggtttccttcaaaaGATAAATCAAGTCCTGAActtctcagggatagattagatcacatgatcactctagatggtatctccctagcatctagtctctctgtgaggaatcttggagtaacttttgaccaaaatctgccctttaactcacacattaaattaatcTCTAgaagggcctttttttttttacctgagaaacatcgcaaagatcgggaaactgctgacgcggcatgatgctaaAATGTTAGtctatgcatttgttacttccaggcgaCCCTCTAAATATAATTATGACGAGAATAATAAcaggaactacagaattactgacaataaacTTTTTTCACAGAACCCCTGTGCTGGCGTCTCTTCCCTGTGATCGATTTAGGGGCAGTTTTGTCGAAAgtaatttgaaataaattaagTTCAATAAATGACAGTAAAAGTTAGAATATCGGGACAAATATGGACCGAAAAAATGTCGAATCTTATTCCCACCACTGCAGACTTTGAGTATTTATTTTCCTTAGACTTAGAACATATTTTGCGGACAACAAAGTTCAATGCATTCAATGCTGATTTTCTAAATTATCTTTTATCAATAGCGGTTTAGTTTCCTACTGCTTCACATGAGCTGCAATGTTGCAGTTTAGGATGCAAATAGGCTGTTTAGTTTTTGAATCTGTTTCAAACGGTTTTCCACAGCTTCTGATTTGAAGGTTGAGACAGGAACCGAACCAAGACGTTAAACTTTGGTCGTGAtgttctctccagcagcaggtggattaCGCAACAGCCAGGGGACGCTTCTTCCTCACTGACGGACGATGTGTGActgctcaaacaggaaattactACAAGAATGTTTGatgttattttcaaaataaacctacTGGATGAGtaggttggtttatctgctgaaggaaaccaactgactcaagtaatgagatgaagccatttctaaagcggTCATTATAATATCtatatggatgttaaagtctccaaaaataatgactttatctgttctgaggaccaagtcagataagcggtcagagaactcagacagaaactctgaatgtggcccagcagggggctgatatacaactacaaaaaagtggcttttctgtcctccagttcctgCGGTCATTATTGATGTTGCTGTTAATGCATCACTTATGTTAGCAATGACAGTGACGTAGCACCTGCTACGTGCTACTGTTCTATGAAGGAAGAGGCTTTTGAGATATGAGAAGCTCCTGCTGGACTTCTGTTGTCAGTGATACACGCATTTAGAAAAAATTTGCTTTCTTCATGTGTGTTAACACATCAGGGCTCTTTTATGACCTGTAGTAGACAGcattttttctgcaggattttttttttttatttctgtctaaaaatggttGAAAGGGAGTCCTGTTTTTTAGCTTACTGTAGGGAACAATTATGCTTTAATGCCATAATTCTGCTATACTACACCAATCTGTGCATTATCAGCATGTAAACTGTCCACTCAATAAATCCACACCATAATATTCTACGCTATTCCAGTGTAATCAAACAAGGTTCAATGTTCActtagacaggaggaagtttcaCATGTCAGgactaaatcaatgctttaaatgccatttaaattatacacttggcacaaaggaccttttcaaaggaccttttatgtccacacatcaaagactaataATCCATGTTATCAGGGGGccaataaaggcaaataaacacattggtgGCATTAGTTGTGTTAGACCATTATACAATTTGGAAACATTATATTATTACAGCAGTTGGAAACCTTATAATCCACcagaatggcaacaggacatcgaggagtcagcaaggtaacacgcttcactcaggattcactcaaacaccaccctggcttgttgccatttatttaattatgtcactgactgttgattattACAGTCATTGTTGTATTGTattaatttaaactgacactcggtgacattttgaaagcaatagcGTACGTTTCCATCgctataatatatttgatttacttaatacTTAGTGATCTCCATAAGAATCATAATAAAATCCAAACATGCATTGGAGCATCTCCTTTTATATCCCATTGAAGTACAGACGACATTGAATTCAGGGGATTTTAACAAAGAGTGCATTGTTGTTGTCattgtcattgtgcttcttcactcagttgttttccagagctctggatgatgtGAGAAAATCGAGACGACTGAGCTGCAAGAATGAAGACAGGCTGAGCCCCGTGTCCAAGAAGGAACCGGAACATTGGAAGCCGCAGCAGCTACGGGAGGAGAACCGAGGAGAatctctgcaggagtgcaggagctcccaaagaatgcagcgatcagaagagagctggcagcaagagatcAGGCACCTGAAAGAACTTCTGGTCGGAAAAGATCAGCAGATCTGCCAGGTCGAGCACGAAAAGAGAACGCTTACTGAGGATCACGCGGACACcctggccctgctgagcagcacgcagGCTGCGctcaagcaggaaaaacaaagatttgcCCTTCTTGAAGAACAATGCTTCAAGAAGCTGGCTGATCAGAAGCTGAGACACCAAATAGAGCTCAGGAATCAAGAGGAGGGATTCCGGAGTGAGGTCTGTGAAAACATCACCAAACAGATGGTGTCAGACCTCCCACAGTGTGATGTGATCGGGACTGAGACCAGGAGGAAGCCGGAAAAGATCTCGGAGGAAAAGGAGAcctccaacaggaag
This window harbors:
- the LOC130536117 gene encoding golgin subfamily A member 6-like protein 10; the protein is MATGHRGVSKLFSRALDDVRKSRRLSCKNEDRLSPVSKKEPEHWKPQQLREENRGESLQECRSSQRMQRSEESWQQEIRHLKELLVGKDQQICQVEHEKRTLTEDHADTLALLSSTQAALKQEKQRFALLEEQCFKKLADQKLRHQIELRNQEEGFRSEVCENITKQMVSDLPQCDVIGTETRRKPEKISEEKETSNRKEIQLLAERIVQLQQVLREKGKKKKQKTKFSLMKFFFGRKETK